A single genomic interval of Mucilaginibacter robiniae harbors:
- a CDS encoding SprT-like domain-containing protein, which yields MDKTKVLEKYLPPDAAPLISRWIDYFKCEFKISRSRNSKFGDYRPPFQGKGHRISVNHNLNPYAFLVTTVHEFAHLHTWNQHQHKVRPHGNEWKLNFKAMMQPFFEKNVFPPDITHAITAYLNNPGASSCSDLNLYRTLRAYDVVKESVTTVEKLPLNVLFKLKDGRVFRKGEQLRKRFRCTEVSTKRIYLFSPVAEVEWIKD from the coding sequence GTGGATAAAACCAAAGTTTTAGAGAAGTACCTGCCGCCTGATGCAGCCCCATTAATTAGCCGGTGGATTGATTATTTTAAGTGCGAGTTTAAAATATCGCGTAGCCGTAACAGTAAGTTTGGCGATTACCGGCCACCGTTTCAGGGCAAAGGGCATCGTATATCGGTAAACCATAATTTAAACCCTTATGCTTTTTTGGTGACTACCGTGCACGAGTTTGCACACCTGCATACCTGGAACCAGCATCAGCATAAAGTAAGGCCACATGGCAACGAATGGAAATTGAACTTCAAAGCCATGATGCAGCCTTTTTTCGAGAAAAACGTTTTCCCGCCTGATATTACCCATGCGATTACAGCTTACCTGAATAACCCGGGTGCGTCTAGTTGTTCTGATTTAAACTTATATCGTACTCTGCGGGCCTACGACGTAGTAAAAGAATCGGTTACTACTGTCGAGAAACTTCCGCTTAATGTATTATTCAAGTTGAAAGATGGCCGTGTATTTCGCAAAGGCGAACAGCTACGCAAGCGTTTCAGGTGCACTGAAGTAAGTACAAAAAGAATTTACTTATTTAGTCCGGTGGCCGAAGTAGAATGGATTAAAGATTAA
- the ruvC gene encoding crossover junction endodeoxyribonuclease RuvC encodes MIQQPVKERIILGIDPGTAVMGYGLIKETGTKLELISLGVVKIPGGTEDHMLKLQRIFEKTIALIDNYHPDTLAIEAPFYGKNIQVMLKLGRAQGTAIAAALSRNIPVNEYSPRKIKQAITGNGNATKEQVAAMLQRLLNFQETPEFLDATDGLAVAVCHSFQKITTGRGSKITYSGWESFVKENTKRVASPLKIKKPSGSS; translated from the coding sequence ATGATACAACAGCCGGTAAAGGAAAGGATAATACTGGGTATTGACCCCGGTACAGCAGTGATGGGATACGGTTTGATTAAAGAAACAGGTACGAAGCTGGAACTAATCAGTTTGGGCGTGGTTAAGATACCCGGTGGCACCGAAGATCACATGCTGAAACTGCAGCGTATATTTGAAAAAACCATTGCGCTGATTGATAATTACCACCCCGATACTTTGGCTATTGAAGCACCCTTCTATGGTAAAAATATACAGGTAATGTTGAAGTTGGGCCGGGCACAGGGTACAGCTATTGCCGCAGCTTTATCTCGTAATATTCCGGTAAATGAATATTCGCCACGTAAAATTAAGCAGGCCATTACCGGTAACGGTAATGCTACTAAAGAGCAGGTAGCCGCCATGTTGCAACGTTTGCTCAACTTTCAGGAAACCCCCGAATTTCTGGATGCCACTGATGGTTTGGCTGTAGCCGTTTGCCACAGCTTTCAAAAAATCACGACTGGTCGGGGCAGCAAAATCACCTACTCGGGTTGGGAGTCTTTTGTAAAAGAGAATACTAAACGGGTAGCCTCACCTTTAAAAATCAAAAAGCCTTCGGGTAGTAGTTAG
- the aat gene encoding leucyl/phenylalanyl-tRNA--protein transferase, whose amino-acid sequence MIFRLDERLIFPNPELAEPDGLLAVGGDLSANRLMLAYRHGIFPWYSDETPILWYSPHERFVLYPDEVKISKSMRQVLRSARFTVTVNQSFAQVIEACSAVPRDGQDGTWITEDMKQAYITLHQLGYAHSYEVWTGKELVGGLYGVQVGRVFCGESMFSKQSNASKAALITVCQSGLYDLIDCQLHTEYLESMGSRHISRQTYMQVLEANA is encoded by the coding sequence ATGATTTTTCGGTTAGACGAACGCCTGATTTTTCCTAATCCTGAACTGGCCGAACCAGACGGACTGCTGGCTGTAGGGGGCGATTTATCAGCAAACCGGTTGATGCTGGCTTACCGGCATGGTATTTTCCCGTGGTATAGTGATGAAACGCCTATTTTATGGTATTCGCCTCACGAACGCTTTGTACTGTACCCTGATGAGGTGAAAATTAGTAAAAGTATGCGGCAGGTACTGCGGTCAGCGAGGTTTACCGTAACCGTAAACCAAAGCTTTGCACAGGTTATTGAAGCTTGCTCGGCTGTGCCGCGTGATGGTCAGGATGGTACCTGGATTACAGAAGACATGAAGCAAGCTTATATTACATTGCACCAGTTAGGATATGCACACTCTTACGAAGTTTGGACTGGCAAGGAACTGGTAGGCGGTTTATATGGGGTGCAGGTAGGCCGGGTGTTTTGTGGCGAGAGCATGTTCAGCAAGCAGAGTAATGCTTCAAAAGCAGCTTTAATTACAGTATGCCAAAGCGGACTTTATGATTTAATAGATTGCCAATTGCATACCGAATATTTGGAAAGTATGGGATCCCGGCACATCAGCCGGCAAACTTATATGCAGGTGCTGGAAGCTAATGCCTGA